In one Prosthecochloris aestuarii DSM 271 genomic region, the following are encoded:
- the dapA gene encoding 4-hydroxy-tetrahydrodipicolinate synthase has translation MSNTSISGSAVALVTPFRQDTSIDTDALRRLVQFHLASGTDILIPCGTTGESPTLCQEEQAAIIRIVKEEAGNHILVAAGAGTNDTRKAVELALNARKAGAEAILSVAPYYNKPSQEGFYQHYRHIAEALDIPVIIYNVPGRTGSNIAAETILRLASDFQNIAAVKEASDNIGQIMELLADRPDHFSVLTGEDTLILPFMAMGGDGVISVAANQVPAEIKQLITLVQEGNLPEARRLNNRLRKLFRLNFIESNPVPVKYALSLMGMIEEVYRLPLLAMEEKHKKILKQELETLGLIS, from the coding sequence ATGTCAAACACTTCAATTTCCGGTTCGGCAGTGGCACTTGTCACACCGTTCAGACAGGATACATCGATCGATACCGATGCGCTGCGGCGCCTCGTGCAGTTCCATCTCGCCTCAGGCACCGATATCCTCATCCCCTGTGGCACCACCGGTGAATCACCAACGCTCTGTCAGGAAGAACAGGCAGCAATCATCAGGATCGTCAAGGAAGAAGCCGGGAACCATATCCTGGTCGCTGCCGGAGCAGGCACCAACGATACCCGCAAAGCAGTCGAACTGGCACTCAATGCCCGGAAAGCAGGCGCAGAAGCAATTCTGTCCGTCGCTCCATATTACAACAAACCCTCGCAGGAAGGCTTTTACCAGCATTATCGTCATATAGCCGAAGCGCTCGATATTCCGGTTATTATTTATAATGTGCCAGGCAGAACAGGCAGCAATATTGCCGCAGAAACCATTCTCCGGCTTGCTTCGGATTTCCAGAACATCGCAGCGGTCAAGGAAGCTTCAGACAATATAGGCCAGATCATGGAGCTGCTTGCCGATCGTCCGGACCATTTTTCCGTTCTCACCGGTGAAGACACACTCATACTGCCGTTCATGGCAATGGGCGGTGATGGCGTTATTTCCGTCGCGGCAAATCAGGTACCTGCAGAGATCAAGCAGCTCATCACCCTTGTACAGGAAGGAAACCTGCCGGAAGCAAGAAGACTCAATAACAGGTTGCGTAAACTCTTCAGACTGAACTTTATTGAAAGCAATCCTGTACCGGTCAAATATGCTCTGTCATTGATGGGAATGATAGAAGAAGTCTATCGCCTTCCTCTCCTGGCTATGGAAGAAAAGCATAAGAAAATCCTGAAACAGGAACTCGAAACCCTGGGGCTGATCAGCTGA
- the rlmB gene encoding 23S rRNA (guanosine(2251)-2'-O)-methyltransferase RlmB, which translates to MNNVVYGRNSVLELLNATPERIEKIYFQFNTSHNKLKEITITARRHRIAVGKARLEKLSEIAGTTKHQGVCALISTINYYDIEEILEKPRNSNPLIVILPGLQDPYNIGAIIRSAEAVAADAVVLVEGKGSPVNATVHKASAGALPHMRVCKVKSLKKCLELLRSKKFQIVAADMHAERNYTDIDFTRPSALIMGEEGRGLGTGLLEEQDAIVRLPMAGCIESLNVSVTAGVLLYEAMRQRLT; encoded by the coding sequence ATGAATAACGTTGTTTACGGCAGGAATTCCGTTCTGGAGCTCCTGAATGCCACTCCCGAGCGGATCGAGAAGATCTATTTTCAGTTCAATACGTCACATAATAAGCTCAAGGAGATCACGATTACGGCGAGGCGTCATAGAATCGCTGTCGGCAAAGCACGCCTTGAAAAACTCTCGGAGATTGCCGGTACGACCAAGCACCAGGGAGTGTGTGCCCTGATCAGCACGATCAACTATTATGATATTGAAGAGATTCTTGAAAAGCCCCGCAACTCGAATCCGCTGATTGTCATTCTTCCGGGACTGCAGGATCCTTACAATATCGGTGCGATCATACGCTCAGCGGAGGCTGTCGCTGCCGATGCTGTTGTGCTGGTAGAAGGCAAAGGCTCTCCGGTCAATGCCACGGTGCACAAGGCTTCGGCAGGTGCATTGCCCCACATGCGTGTCTGCAAGGTCAAAAGCCTGAAGAAATGTCTTGAACTTCTTCGGTCAAAAAAGTTTCAGATTGTCGCTGCCGATATGCATGCCGAGAGAAACTATACCGATATTGATTTTACCCGTCCGTCTGCATTGATCATGGGTGAGGAGGGCCGCGGTCTGGGAACAGGGCTGCTTGAAGAGCAGGATGCGATTGTCCGTTTGCCGATGGCAGGGTGCATTGAATCACTCAATGTGAGCGTGACGGCAGGTGTGCTGCTCTACGAGGCGATGAGGCAGCGTCTGACATGA
- the gcvPA gene encoding aminomethyl-transferring glycine dehydrogenase subunit GcvPA, with protein MPFIANTDDDRRSMLQAIGVGSFEELIPDIPSEFCLKEALSLFPSMSEMEVASLLDRLASANRTSPDYVSFIGGGAYDHYIPAALKTIVSRSEFYTAYTPYQAEVSQGTLQAIYEYQSMICRLYGMSVANASLYDGATAMAEAVSMAMNVTGRSTVLVAGKIHPNTSAVLKTFIEAGGKASVVQNVLTDGVCDIAALESRMSDQIAAVIVQQPNFYGCLEDVEAIGALARSHGALFIVSADPVSLGLLNAPGRYGADIAVGEGQPLGSALNFGGPYLGIFAVAEKYVRKIPGRLVGMTKDRDGEDGFILTLQTREQHIRREKATSNICTNQALNALQAVVYLSLMGKDGLCQVAEHCLQKAHYLADKIADLPGYSLRFAGPFFREFVVNTPVDASVVVNTMMEKGFFAGYDLGIHDDSGLLIAVTEKRSRAEMDSFVENLGAIS; from the coding sequence ATGCCGTTTATTGCTAATACTGACGATGACAGGCGCTCGATGCTTCAGGCGATAGGGGTCGGTTCCTTTGAAGAGCTTATCCCGGATATTCCTTCCGAGTTTTGTCTGAAGGAAGCGCTTTCGCTCTTTCCATCAATGAGTGAGATGGAGGTCGCCTCTCTTCTTGATCGTCTTGCTTCGGCCAACCGTACGTCACCCGATTACGTGAGCTTTATCGGGGGCGGTGCGTATGACCATTATATTCCTGCAGCTCTGAAAACCATTGTTTCCCGCAGCGAGTTCTATACCGCCTATACGCCCTACCAGGCAGAGGTTTCGCAGGGAACGCTGCAGGCGATTTATGAATATCAGAGCATGATCTGCCGTCTCTACGGCATGAGCGTCGCTAACGCTTCTCTCTATGACGGCGCGACGGCCATGGCGGAAGCTGTTTCGATGGCGATGAATGTTACAGGACGTTCAACGGTTCTTGTGGCGGGTAAAATTCATCCCAATACGTCTGCTGTTCTGAAAACCTTTATTGAGGCCGGAGGTAAGGCATCCGTTGTGCAGAATGTGCTGACAGACGGTGTTTGCGATATCGCCGCGCTTGAATCGCGGATGTCGGATCAGATAGCGGCGGTGATTGTGCAGCAGCCGAACTTCTATGGATGTCTTGAAGATGTTGAGGCTATCGGAGCCCTTGCCCGCAGCCATGGTGCGTTGTTTATCGTTTCGGCTGATCCTGTTTCTCTGGGGTTGCTGAACGCTCCGGGACGTTACGGTGCTGACATCGCAGTCGGAGAGGGCCAGCCGCTTGGCAGTGCATTGAATTTCGGTGGTCCTTATCTTGGTATTTTCGCTGTTGCTGAAAAGTACGTCCGCAAGATTCCAGGGCGTCTGGTCGGCATGACGAAAGACCGTGACGGCGAGGATGGTTTTATTCTGACGCTCCAGACCCGCGAACAGCATATCAGACGTGAAAAAGCGACGTCGAATATTTGCACCAACCAGGCATTGAACGCTTTGCAGGCTGTTGTCTACCTCTCCCTCATGGGTAAGGACGGACTTTGTCAGGTCGCAGAGCACTGCCTTCAGAAGGCGCATTATCTTGCTGATAAAATTGCAGACCTTCCGGGCTATTCGCTTCGTTTTGCCGGGCCATTTTTCAGGGAGTTTGTCGTCAATACTCCAGTAGACGCCTCTGTGGTTGTCAACACGATGATGGAGAAGGGATTTTTTGCCGGTTACGATCTCGGCATTCATGACGATTCAGGGCTGTTGATCGCCGTAACGGAGAAGAGGAGCAGAGCGGAGATGGATAGTTTTGTCGAAAACCTCGGGGCGATCAGCTGA
- the gcvH gene encoding glycine cleavage system protein GcvH encodes MNIPADLLYTKDHEWIKVLDDGTTALVGITDFAQSELGDIVFVETKPVGTELSEHDVFGTVEAVKTVADLFAPVDGVIVEVNEALDAAEVVNSSPYEDGWMVKVSLKDASQFDALMSAAEYSEMVGE; translated from the coding sequence ATGAATATTCCTGCAGATCTTCTCTACACGAAGGACCACGAGTGGATAAAGGTGCTTGATGACGGCACGACAGCGCTTGTCGGTATTACTGATTTTGCTCAGTCAGAGCTTGGCGATATTGTGTTTGTCGAAACAAAACCTGTTGGCACCGAACTCAGCGAGCATGATGTGTTCGGTACAGTCGAGGCAGTCAAAACCGTTGCCGATCTGTTCGCTCCGGTCGATGGTGTGATTGTGGAGGTCAATGAAGCGCTTGACGCAGCCGAAGTGGTCAATTCCAGTCCGTATGAGGATGGCTGGATGGTGAAAGTATCGCTGAAGGATGCTTCCCAGTTCGACGCTCTGATGAGTGCGGCAGAATACAGCGAGATGGTGGGCGAGTAA
- a CDS encoding RrF2 family transcriptional regulator, with product MQLLTKHTDYAIRALLTLAGHGEGYLSARRIAEEQQIPYQFLRGLLQELVRAGFISSREGAHGGVKLIKDPETISVREVIALFQGSIELSECMFRKQMCVNRANCVLRHQILKIERMVSAEFDKVTIGSLLHDLQESGTQSAHKAVMADESKCGSDKGGR from the coding sequence ATGCAGCTACTGACGAAACATACCGATTATGCCATCAGGGCATTGTTGACACTTGCGGGACATGGTGAGGGGTACCTTTCGGCCCGGCGTATCGCTGAAGAGCAGCAGATTCCCTACCAGTTTCTGAGGGGACTGTTGCAGGAGCTTGTGCGTGCAGGTTTTATCAGTTCCAGAGAGGGCGCTCATGGCGGCGTGAAGCTTATCAAAGATCCGGAAACCATTTCTGTGCGTGAAGTGATTGCGTTGTTTCAGGGCAGCATAGAGCTTTCTGAGTGCATGTTTCGTAAACAGATGTGCGTCAACCGCGCCAACTGTGTGTTGCGCCACCAGATCCTGAAGATCGAGCGGATGGTCAGTGCTGAATTTGATAAGGTTACCATTGGTTCACTGCTGCATGATCTGCAGGAGTCTGGCACGCAGAGCGCTCATAAAGCAGTTATGGCCGATGAATCGAAGTGCGGAAGTGATAAAGGCGGACGTTAA
- the nifJ gene encoding pyruvate:ferredoxin (flavodoxin) oxidoreductase: MSRTFKTLEGNEALAHVAYRTNEVISIYPITPASNMGEYSDAWAAEGKKNIWGSVPLIDEMQSEAGAIAAVHGAVQTGALSTTFTASQGLLLMPPTMYKIAGELSPCTIHVSARSIAAQALSIFGDHGDVMSVRGTGFALLSSCSGQEVMDLGLIAQAATLKSRIPFLHFFDGFRTSHEITKIEVLSDDDIRSMIDDDLVIAHRNRRMSPDAPIIRGTSQNPDVYFQGRETVNQFYDACPDIVEEYMERFKELTGREYKLYQYYGAPDAERVIVMMGSGAETALETVNYLNTQGEKVGLIKVRLYRPFDIKRFLKALPSTVKAIAALDRMKEPGSAGEPLYLDVVNAIHEGLHDKIISFDPAIVGGRYGLSSKEFTPAMVKAIFDNMAQENPKSHFTVGINDDVMHTSLDYDESFCIEPDEVFRAMFYGLGSDGTVGANKNSIKIIGENTDNYAQGYFVYDSKKAGSITVSHLRFGPNQIHSTYKISRAQFIGCHHWIFLESIDLVKNLKEGGTLLINSHFTKEEVWDQLPKLVQQHLIAKKAKLYTIDAYKVAHDSKMGQRINTIMQACFFAISGVLPKGEAIEKIKESIRQTYGKKGDNIVNQNIQAVENTLSNLHEVAIGSVAKSKKQMRPPISGEAPEFVCNTLAQIIAGDGDHIPVSQMPVDGTFPVGTSKFEKRNLAQEVPVWEPSLCIQCGKCSMVCPHGVIRCKAYDPKYLANAPTTFKCSDAKGKNWTGLKYTIQVSVEDCTGCEICAHICPARDKQNPERHALNMSPQEPLRENEVDNWNYFVHIPEFDRSKINIKLIKEQQLQQPLFEFSGACAGCGETPYVKLMSQLFGDRLVLGNATGCSSIYGGNLPTTPYCTNADGLGPTWSNSLFEDTAEFSLGFRISINKQKEYAEELVKLLSTEIGETLATELLEASQHSEPEIFEQRKRVKTLKEKLALIDRQEAKNLLAIADMLVKKSVWAIGGDGWAYDIGYSGVDHVTACGENVNMIVLDTEVYSNTGGQASKATPKAAVAKFAAAGRPITKKDLGMISMTYGNAYVASIAMGARDEQTLKALIEAEAYDGPSIVIAYSHCIAHGISMENGMEQQKLAVDSGHWLLYRYNPERLKEGKNPLILDSKKPKIPVEQFLNTENRFRMLKKSHPDMAKQYFEAIQKEVDARYATYEYLAARKYPND; this comes from the coding sequence ATGAGTCGGACTTTTAAGACATTAGAAGGCAATGAAGCATTGGCGCACGTCGCCTATCGCACCAACGAGGTTATCTCGATATATCCTATCACGCCGGCCTCGAACATGGGCGAATATTCAGATGCATGGGCAGCTGAAGGGAAAAAAAATATCTGGGGCAGCGTTCCTCTTATTGATGAAATGCAAAGTGAAGCCGGTGCCATCGCCGCGGTTCACGGTGCCGTGCAGACCGGCGCACTGTCGACCACCTTTACCGCGTCACAGGGGCTTCTGCTCATGCCTCCGACCATGTACAAAATTGCAGGTGAGCTCAGCCCCTGCACCATCCACGTCTCTGCACGCTCAATAGCAGCTCAGGCGCTCTCAATTTTCGGTGACCACGGTGATGTCATGTCGGTTCGCGGAACAGGTTTCGCACTGCTCTCTTCATGCTCCGGCCAGGAGGTCATGGACCTTGGGCTCATCGCCCAGGCAGCCACCCTGAAATCGAGAATACCCTTCCTGCACTTCTTCGACGGCTTCAGAACGTCACACGAAATCACCAAAATCGAGGTTCTTTCGGACGACGACATCAGAAGTATGATCGACGACGATCTCGTCATCGCCCACAGAAACCGCCGCATGTCGCCTGACGCACCAATCATCAGGGGAACATCGCAGAACCCGGATGTCTACTTCCAGGGTCGCGAAACCGTCAACCAGTTCTACGATGCCTGTCCCGACATTGTCGAAGAGTATATGGAGCGGTTCAAAGAACTGACCGGGCGCGAATACAAACTCTACCAGTACTATGGTGCTCCCGATGCCGAAAGGGTCATCGTCATGATGGGATCAGGTGCCGAAACAGCACTCGAAACCGTCAACTATCTCAATACACAGGGTGAAAAGGTCGGCCTGATCAAAGTCCGCCTCTACAGACCGTTTGACATCAAACGCTTCCTGAAAGCCCTGCCATCGACCGTCAAGGCCATCGCCGCACTCGACCGTATGAAAGAACCCGGCAGCGCAGGCGAACCCCTCTATCTCGATGTCGTCAACGCTATTCATGAAGGCCTTCACGACAAGATCATCTCCTTCGATCCCGCTATTGTCGGCGGTCGCTACGGCCTGTCGTCAAAGGAATTCACTCCGGCAATGGTCAAGGCGATTTTCGACAACATGGCACAGGAGAATCCGAAAAGCCATTTCACCGTCGGCATCAACGACGACGTGATGCACACAAGCCTTGATTATGACGAATCATTCTGCATCGAGCCGGATGAAGTCTTCCGGGCCATGTTCTACGGTCTGGGCTCAGACGGAACGGTCGGCGCCAATAAAAACTCGATCAAGATCATCGGCGAGAATACAGACAACTACGCCCAGGGCTACTTTGTCTACGACTCGAAAAAAGCCGGTTCCATCACCGTTTCGCACCTGCGTTTCGGACCAAACCAGATTCATTCGACCTATAAAATTTCCAGAGCCCAGTTCATCGGCTGCCACCACTGGATCTTCCTCGAATCGATCGATCTTGTCAAGAACCTCAAAGAAGGCGGAACCCTCTTGATCAACTCCCACTTCACCAAAGAAGAGGTATGGGATCAGCTCCCGAAACTTGTGCAGCAGCACCTGATCGCCAAAAAAGCGAAGCTCTACACCATCGACGCCTACAAGGTAGCCCACGACAGCAAAATGGGTCAGAGGATCAACACCATCATGCAGGCCTGCTTCTTTGCCATCTCCGGCGTGCTTCCCAAAGGAGAAGCCATCGAGAAAATCAAGGAGTCGATCCGCCAAACCTACGGCAAGAAAGGTGACAACATCGTCAACCAGAACATTCAGGCTGTCGAGAACACCCTCTCGAACCTTCATGAGGTTGCAATCGGTTCTGTAGCCAAAAGCAAAAAACAGATGAGGCCGCCAATTTCAGGCGAAGCTCCTGAATTCGTCTGCAACACCCTCGCTCAGATCATTGCCGGCGACGGTGACCATATTCCTGTCAGCCAGATGCCCGTAGACGGCACCTTCCCGGTAGGAACATCCAAATTCGAAAAACGCAATCTTGCACAGGAAGTCCCGGTCTGGGAACCCAGTCTCTGTATCCAGTGCGGAAAATGCTCCATGGTCTGTCCGCACGGCGTCATCCGCTGTAAAGCATACGATCCGAAATACCTTGCCAACGCACCGACCACCTTCAAGTGCAGCGATGCCAAAGGCAAAAACTGGACAGGTCTGAAGTATACCATACAGGTCTCCGTCGAAGACTGTACAGGCTGTGAAATCTGCGCGCACATCTGCCCTGCAAGGGATAAACAGAACCCGGAACGCCACGCACTGAACATGAGCCCCCAGGAACCGCTTCGCGAGAATGAAGTCGATAACTGGAACTATTTTGTTCATATCCCTGAATTCGACCGCTCCAAAATCAACATCAAGCTGATCAAAGAGCAGCAGCTCCAGCAGCCGCTCTTCGAATTCTCAGGTGCCTGCGCCGGCTGCGGAGAGACGCCGTATGTCAAACTCATGAGCCAGCTCTTCGGCGACCGCCTGGTCCTCGGCAACGCAACCGGATGTTCATCCATCTACGGCGGCAACCTGCCGACAACGCCCTACTGCACCAACGCAGACGGCCTCGGACCAACATGGTCGAACTCTCTGTTCGAAGACACCGCAGAGTTCTCGCTCGGCTTCAGAATTTCGATCAACAAACAAAAAGAGTATGCAGAAGAACTCGTAAAGCTGCTCTCGACCGAAATCGGCGAAACACTCGCAACGGAGCTCCTCGAAGCCAGTCAACACTCTGAACCCGAAATCTTCGAACAGCGCAAGAGGGTCAAAACTCTTAAAGAGAAACTGGCTCTCATAGACCGCCAGGAAGCGAAAAATCTCTTAGCCATCGCAGACATGCTCGTCAAGAAGAGTGTCTGGGCGATCGGCGGCGACGGTTGGGCCTACGATATCGGTTACAGCGGCGTTGACCATGTCACCGCGTGCGGAGAAAACGTCAACATGATCGTTCTGGACACCGAGGTATACTCCAATACCGGAGGCCAGGCATCCAAAGCGACCCCGAAAGCAGCCGTAGCAAAGTTTGCAGCAGCAGGAAGGCCGATCACCAAAAAAGATCTCGGCATGATCTCGATGACCTACGGCAATGCCTATGTCGCAAGCATCGCAATGGGAGCCCGCGACGAGCAGACACTCAAAGCGCTTATCGAAGCAGAAGCCTACGACGGGCCGTCAATTGTCATCGCCTACTCGCACTGCATCGCACACGGTATCAGCATGGAGAATGGCATGGAGCAGCAGAAACTTGCCGTTGACTCCGGTCACTGGCTCCTCTACCGCTACAATCCCGAGAGGCTGAAAGAAGGAAAGAATCCGCTGATTCTCGACTCCAAGAAACCCAAAATCCCGGTCGAGCAGTTCCTGAACACGGAAAACCGTTTCCGCATGCTCAAGAAAAGCCATCCGGACATGGCAAAACAGTACTTCGAAGCCATTCAGAAAGAGGTCGACGCACGGTATGCCACCTACGAATACCTCGCAGCAAGAAAATACCCGAACGACTAA
- a CDS encoding DUF3124 domain-containing protein — translation MPLHSVCAQEKSGGLSKGQVLYAPAYSHIYSINGDRLFQLTVTLSIRNIDMKHGITIVAVDYYDSQGKLLKHYIQQEVELDPLKSLRFVVPQLDKTGGSGASFIVKWQADRFVNSPIVESIMIGTQSQQGVSFVSRAKEIY, via the coding sequence ATGCCGCTGCACTCAGTATGTGCACAAGAAAAGAGCGGTGGTTTATCGAAAGGACAGGTTTTATATGCACCTGCCTATTCCCATATTTACAGTATAAACGGCGACAGACTTTTCCAGTTGACGGTAACACTCAGCATCAGAAACATTGACATGAAGCATGGTATCACGATCGTTGCCGTTGATTATTATGACTCTCAGGGAAAACTGCTGAAACACTACATTCAACAAGAGGTGGAGCTCGATCCACTGAAGTCTCTGCGTTTTGTGGTCCCGCAACTCGATAAGACAGGAGGATCCGGGGCAAGTTTTATTGTGAAATGGCAAGCTGATAGATTCGTCAACTCCCCGATTGTCGAGTCGATTATGATTGGCACTCAGTCACAGCAGGGGGTTTCGTTTGTCTCTCGTGCCAAGGAAATTTATTGA